Proteins encoded in a region of the Petrotoga olearia DSM 13574 genome:
- a CDS encoding acyl-CoA dehydratase activase-related protein, with product MYYVGFDIGSSSIHVAVIDQEGKLKYVKENIPHFGVPLKRLPEIWESIKPELDGKILSTSFTGIGAQLFNKIFPNLLFDYESVTIPKGASFLEPNVSYVFHIGAKDSYFLRLGHLKEKVNLLEWSANSKCGGGSGILVEKQLKRLYLKNDSDFFKLDDYSHKIELMKKLYAQAENEVKDYSDIQGFNARCGVVIQSDLIHEQNEGAERPFLVAKLYSTVARNYKNDVIGARELDPSLGAIATGGVFSSDYILKSFNILTGLNVKRPMHHTGVAAIGIALEALEKKNKFVIDFNRLSEISNFTKSKRPSAKPLYAFLDKVHNYEGKIEQVQPDEVRDVTIGVDGGSTTTKAAIVDVETGALLDKIYISTHGDPESALKEVFRHLANKSNNYNVLGVCTTGSARKLYERILVSQNKKEALEEEGYTVLDGAVDEVTCHAKGIKFHDEKIDTIFEIGGQDMKFTSFKLNGEEATDQIKEARMNYSCQAGAGQTLENMAQLLGLDVKSTLQEAALKAEKVPIIDSTCGVFMEMEENRLISEGFSQEEIAAAIIRSTAASYFNKFVGGPQHVQNKCSCQGGPALGKAFLAAMAQVTNKDIYAYPHRELFGAWGAGLFLREEILKLKKEGKEVRSAFRGFEVVDMKFEKEEVMCSDYFGKLSCKVRNCKLKVFTIAGEKVITGGFCPRGNSEGAEKTKVDYVEVFHRLFEKHFEGIKYEQLNETNVDNEKTVGIHRAGVTLGEIGIWSAALLSKVGFLPVLSPVSDEGIAQRGINIAPTEFCIAMKLVIGHGDLLAKDKRIKHLFNPSVIEEVRDKKPMRKFCIYTEAEGYLLQDILGLEEDREILPVLYWKDKERSAQAIYGELKRIGYNISKEEILEAIDYADQKLEAFKSDLHKQGERFLNKLEKSEEIGYVGLGRDYVVLDPQASSQSGSMFTKQRGMNYIPQTFLEEYYIDIPIDNLSFNEYWYQNSHILQASIFVAKHPKLFPIRQMNFACGPDSVKFYHEDEIFKIADKPFLHLVTDAQTNNAPFVTRAEAHDRVVKKSKPKTDLEFKDFVLFPDGHKDKLKLGQRQWLIPYMGEASNLGKAVLKHYGIEAKVLPTATVQAKEAADRFITTEVCFPLRGVVGDAMATLEEIAKDKGKDWINDNTVIFLPTTSGPCRFGKYGEVLKIFLHKEGLDNIPIISPSVDTGYLQIEAPEQFKTIYQKADALINVFRAIKMADMTDDLIRRFRPYADDFIDFDETTQKLWKNLQQLLIEKGGSIKYLKRWVKDAIDTFTRLSPSAKEHSLPLVLYIGEIYSRQHDPYTDYVMQRIEEERLEIIRGTIAEWLEYVIYINERRNPNLLFRFVDNYMGFTDWRFKKIFGNYSKDHAVLPKPQKIIDDMQNSRKYHGDIVGESPLVIGIFLKFLNGELTKGRQKVSGIFHVGPFTCMQEGVAMAKMDAIAKEASKRDPSLVVPMVHAFFGDSANTNLEAEIAAFREQCYLKQKLTK from the coding sequence ATGTATTACGTTGGGTTTGATATAGGCTCATCGAGTATTCATGTAGCGGTTATTGACCAGGAAGGAAAACTAAAATACGTTAAAGAAAATATCCCACATTTTGGCGTGCCTTTAAAAAGACTACCAGAGATATGGGAATCGATAAAGCCTGAACTTGATGGGAAGATACTTTCCACGTCTTTCACTGGAATAGGAGCACAACTTTTCAACAAGATTTTTCCTAATCTTTTGTTTGATTACGAAAGTGTTACTATTCCCAAAGGCGCTTCATTTCTTGAACCCAATGTTTCTTATGTATTCCACATTGGTGCTAAGGATTCCTATTTTCTAAGACTTGGACATCTTAAAGAAAAGGTAAACCTTTTAGAGTGGTCAGCTAATAGCAAATGTGGTGGAGGTTCAGGAATCTTAGTTGAAAAACAGTTGAAAAGGTTATATTTAAAAAACGATTCTGATTTTTTTAAGTTAGATGATTATTCGCATAAAATCGAACTTATGAAAAAATTATATGCACAAGCTGAGAACGAGGTGAAAGATTATAGTGATATTCAGGGCTTCAACGCGAGATGTGGTGTTGTAATTCAATCAGATTTGATACACGAACAAAACGAAGGTGCTGAAAGACCTTTTTTGGTTGCAAAATTATACTCTACAGTAGCTAGGAATTATAAAAATGATGTGATTGGAGCTAGAGAACTTGATCCATCTCTGGGGGCTATAGCTACGGGCGGTGTTTTTTCAAGTGATTATATTCTAAAAAGTTTCAATATTTTAACCGGTTTAAATGTAAAAAGACCAATGCACCATACAGGGGTTGCAGCAATTGGAATAGCTTTGGAAGCGTTAGAAAAGAAAAACAAATTTGTGATAGATTTTAACCGACTTTCTGAAATTTCTAATTTCACCAAGAGTAAACGTCCCTCTGCTAAACCTCTTTATGCGTTCCTTGATAAAGTTCACAACTATGAGGGAAAAATTGAACAAGTGCAACCTGATGAGGTTAGAGATGTTACTATTGGAGTAGATGGTGGTTCAACTACCACAAAAGCTGCAATTGTGGACGTTGAAACTGGAGCCCTCTTAGACAAAATATATATCAGTACCCACGGCGATCCAGAAAGTGCTCTTAAAGAGGTGTTTAGACACTTAGCCAATAAGTCTAACAATTATAATGTTCTCGGAGTATGTACCACGGGATCAGCCAGAAAATTGTACGAAAGAATTTTGGTGAGTCAAAACAAAAAAGAAGCTTTAGAAGAGGAAGGATACACAGTTTTAGATGGAGCCGTTGATGAAGTCACATGTCACGCTAAAGGAATTAAATTCCACGATGAAAAAATAGATACCATATTTGAAATCGGTGGACAAGATATGAAGTTCACTTCTTTCAAACTAAATGGAGAAGAAGCTACTGATCAGATAAAAGAGGCTAGGATGAATTACTCATGTCAAGCAGGCGCAGGTCAAACATTGGAGAACATGGCCCAACTGTTAGGCTTAGATGTCAAATCGACACTTCAAGAAGCCGCATTGAAGGCAGAAAAAGTACCGATTATAGATTCTACATGCGGTGTTTTCATGGAGATGGAAGAAAACCGTTTAATTTCCGAGGGTTTTTCACAAGAAGAGATAGCCGCAGCCATAATAAGATCCACTGCAGCAAGCTATTTTAATAAGTTCGTTGGGGGTCCACAACATGTTCAAAACAAATGTTCTTGTCAAGGTGGACCGGCCTTAGGGAAAGCTTTTCTGGCAGCAATGGCACAAGTTACAAACAAAGATATCTATGCCTATCCCCACAGAGAGTTGTTTGGAGCATGGGGAGCAGGTCTTTTCCTAAGGGAAGAGATATTGAAATTGAAAAAAGAAGGAAAAGAAGTGCGTTCGGCTTTCAGAGGCTTTGAAGTAGTGGATATGAAATTTGAAAAAGAAGAGGTAATGTGTTCAGATTACTTTGGCAAATTGTCCTGTAAGGTAAGAAACTGCAAATTAAAAGTCTTTACTATAGCAGGCGAAAAAGTTATAACCGGTGGTTTTTGTCCGAGAGGTAACAGTGAAGGGGCAGAAAAAACAAAGGTAGATTATGTTGAAGTTTTTCATAGATTGTTTGAAAAACATTTCGAAGGTATAAAATACGAACAGTTAAACGAAACAAATGTCGATAATGAAAAAACGGTAGGTATTCACAGAGCTGGAGTAACCTTAGGAGAAATAGGTATTTGGTCTGCTGCATTGTTGAGTAAAGTTGGATTTTTACCAGTATTATCTCCAGTCTCAGATGAAGGAATCGCACAAAGAGGTATTAATATTGCTCCTACGGAGTTTTGCATAGCGATGAAACTCGTTATAGGTCACGGGGATCTGCTGGCAAAAGATAAAAGGATAAAACATCTGTTTAACCCCTCGGTTATTGAAGAAGTAAGAGATAAAAAACCTATGAGAAAATTTTGCATATATACTGAGGCTGAAGGTTACTTGTTGCAAGACATATTGGGATTAGAAGAAGATAGAGAGATTCTGCCTGTTCTTTACTGGAAAGATAAAGAAAGGTCAGCTCAAGCGATATATGGTGAATTAAAAAGAATTGGTTACAATATTTCTAAAGAGGAGATATTAGAAGCTATCGATTATGCGGATCAAAAGTTAGAAGCGTTCAAAAGCGATTTACACAAACAAGGGGAAAGATTCTTAAACAAATTAGAAAAAAGTGAAGAGATAGGGTATGTAGGATTAGGGAGAGATTATGTGGTACTAGACCCTCAAGCTTCCTCACAATCAGGTTCTATGTTCACCAAACAAAGAGGTATGAATTATATCCCTCAAACTTTCTTGGAAGAGTATTATATAGATATTCCTATAGATAACCTTTCTTTCAACGAATACTGGTATCAAAATTCTCATATCCTTCAAGCATCTATATTCGTGGCAAAACATCCTAAACTATTTCCAATAAGACAGATGAATTTCGCTTGTGGACCAGACTCGGTGAAGTTTTATCATGAAGATGAGATATTCAAAATAGCAGACAAACCGTTTTTGCATTTAGTAACAGATGCTCAAACCAACAACGCGCCCTTTGTTACTAGGGCTGAGGCTCATGATCGTGTTGTAAAAAAGAGTAAACCAAAAACGGATTTGGAGTTCAAAGATTTTGTCTTATTCCCGGATGGTCATAAGGACAAATTAAAATTGGGGCAAAGGCAGTGGCTCATTCCTTACATGGGTGAAGCAAGTAACCTGGGAAAAGCTGTGTTAAAACATTATGGAATAGAAGCCAAAGTTTTACCAACAGCCACAGTTCAAGCTAAGGAAGCGGCGGATAGGTTTATCACAACGGAAGTTTGCTTCCCGTTAAGGGGTGTCGTTGGTGACGCAATGGCAACCTTGGAAGAAATAGCCAAAGATAAAGGAAAGGATTGGATAAATGACAATACTGTTATTTTTTTACCGACCACTTCTGGGCCATGTCGTTTTGGAAAGTATGGAGAAGTTCTTAAGATTTTTTTACACAAAGAAGGACTAGACAACATTCCTATAATCAGCCCATCTGTTGATACAGGTTACTTACAGATAGAAGCACCAGAACAGTTTAAAACCATTTACCAAAAAGCCGATGCATTAATAAACGTATTTAGGGCAATAAAAATGGCGGATATGACAGATGATTTAATTAGAAGATTCAGACCGTACGCCGATGATTTTATTGATTTCGATGAAACTACCCAAAAACTATGGAAAAATTTACAACAATTACTGATAGAAAAAGGTGGTTCTATAAAATATCTAAAAAGATGGGTGAAAGATGCTATAGATACTTTTACAAGATTATCCCCAAGTGCAAAAGAGCATTCACTGCCTTTAGTATTATATATAGGAGAAATATATTCAAGGCAACACGATCCATACACAGATTATGTAATGCAAAGAATAGAAGAAGAAAGGTTAGAAATAATAAGAGGAACTATTGCTGAATGGTTGGAATATGTTATTTACATTAACGAAAGGAGAAATCCCAACTTACTTTTCAGATTTGTGGATAATTACATGGGCTTCACCGATTGGCGTTTCAAGAAAATTTTCGGGAATTATTCTAAAGACCATGCCGTTTTACCTAAACCTCAAAAAATCATCGATGACATGCAAAATAGTAGAAAGTATCACGGTGATATTGTAGGAGAATCACCTTTAGTAATTGGAATATTTCTAAAATTCTTAAACGGTGAATTAACAAAAGGTAGACAAAAAGTCTCCGGGATTTTCCATGTAGGTCCTTTTACTTGTATGCAAGAAGGAGTAGCGATGGCAAAAATGGATGCCATCGCCAAAGAAGCATCAAAAAGAGATCCTTCGTTAGTTGTCCCGATGGTACATGCTTTTTTCGGTGATTCTGCCAATACGAATCTAGAAGCTGAAATCGCGGCGTTTAGAGAACAATGCTATCTCAAACAAAAATTGACAAAATAA
- a CDS encoding flagellar basal body-associated FliL family protein — MADQNSSENKNENKLEYDSLINQEEKKPPQNRERLIIITTIVAIAILGIVILFSLLFFGRNYNVTINYEIVKSGDLQEPYNKIKVELIGANTYEASFPVGESIELTSIEEGTYQLNITAIDDSGVAYYYYNNPELFVNEDKTLNEIKLKKSSLKYQIDYRWVNNDLYITLPQDYDQYLVYRRNSSGIYEPFRTSNQNTIILSSVPSEGLDLKFAVVKNNMVYDFSENYTFQRNNPPTSPIILSPSANQLLTEPYVYFVWQAEDPDADSLVFDLYLTADSEREQLIAENINTYFYQFNSLEMGKNYTLRILAKDQKGGESTSQIRFSTGVVPQEKVYLYSPSGEMGVTLYEVTDPTNPKEIATIDISGNVTDVINHDNYLYILRYSEGLSIADIGEPTSPKLLENLNLNGINGIKIANGYLYARFENGQVNVYSIKENPRNPEFLGYTDIKFYGALEPEIRYIQSQQDLKVEIIKGEYPVRINLNNRVFVTEYSLLVANADMKKTVENSFSQVFDTLRLIFSTYKPEDFRNSEKISEIENKLLSALNELFKTDTTKGIKEVTLDVSRVE; from the coding sequence ATGGCTGATCAGAACAGTTCGGAAAATAAGAATGAAAATAAATTAGAATACGACAGCTTAATTAACCAAGAAGAAAAGAAACCACCACAAAACAGAGAAAGATTAATTATAATAACAACTATTGTTGCGATTGCTATACTTGGTATCGTGATATTATTTTCTCTGTTGTTTTTTGGTAGAAATTATAACGTAACTATTAACTATGAAATAGTAAAATCAGGAGATCTGCAAGAACCTTATAACAAAATAAAAGTTGAATTGATTGGGGCCAATACTTACGAAGCATCTTTCCCCGTTGGAGAAAGTATAGAATTAACGTCCATAGAAGAAGGAACCTATCAACTAAATATTACGGCAATCGATGATTCAGGTGTCGCATATTACTATTATAACAACCCAGAATTATTTGTGAATGAAGATAAAACACTAAACGAAATAAAACTAAAAAAATCATCTTTGAAATATCAAATAGATTATAGGTGGGTTAATAACGATTTGTACATAACCCTTCCACAAGACTATGACCAATATTTAGTTTATAGAAGAAATAGTTCTGGAATTTATGAACCTTTTAGGACATCCAACCAAAATACTATTATTTTAAGTTCTGTACCTTCTGAAGGACTGGATCTAAAATTTGCTGTTGTTAAAAATAACATGGTTTATGATTTCTCTGAAAATTATACTTTTCAAAGAAATAATCCTCCTACTAGCCCTATAATCTTATCTCCATCTGCAAATCAACTATTAACCGAACCATATGTATACTTCGTATGGCAAGCGGAAGATCCCGATGCAGATTCTTTGGTCTTTGACTTATATTTAACTGCTGACTCAGAACGAGAACAACTCATAGCTGAAAATATTAATACCTATTTTTATCAATTTAATTCATTGGAAATGGGGAAAAATTACACCTTAAGAATTCTAGCAAAGGATCAAAAAGGTGGAGAATCTACTTCTCAAATAAGGTTTTCTACTGGAGTCGTACCTCAAGAAAAAGTCTATCTCTACTCTCCAAGTGGAGAAATGGGGGTGACATTATATGAGGTTACAGATCCAACTAACCCCAAAGAAATTGCCACAATAGACATTTCAGGAAACGTTACAGATGTAATTAATCACGACAATTATCTTTATATACTTAGATATAGTGAAGGATTGAGCATCGCAGATATAGGTGAGCCTACTTCACCAAAACTACTAGAGAACTTGAATTTAAATGGTATTAACGGTATCAAAATCGCCAATGGCTATTTATACGCTAGATTTGAAAATGGACAAGTTAATGTGTACTCCATTAAAGAAAATCCACGTAATCCTGAATTCCTTGGATACACAGACATCAAATTCTATGGTGCACTTGAACCTGAAATCCGGTATATTCAAAGTCAGCAAGACTTGAAAGTTGAAATTATAAAAGGCGAGTACCCAGTTAGAATTAACCTTAACAACCGTGTTTTTGTTACGGAATATTCCTTATTAGTTGCCAACGCGGATATGAAAAAGACTGTTGAAAATTCTTTTTCGCAGGTGTTTGACACACTTAGGCTCATATTCTCAACTTATAAACCTGAAGATTTTAGAAATAGTGAGAAAATTTCTGAAATTGAGAATAAATTACTTTCAGCTTTAAATGAATTATTTAAAACAGATACAACAAAAGGTATAAAAGAAGTAACTTTAGATGTTTCTAGAGTAGAATGA
- the rsmA gene encoding 16S rRNA (adenine(1518)-N(6)/adenine(1519)-N(6))-dimethyltransferase RsmA, with amino-acid sequence MKTSEWLKKYDIRLKKGLGQNFLSNSNVAHEIVKKSEIDENDVIIEIGTGNGILTEEISKNAKKVITFEIDERFKPLVEERFEGSKNVEIHFEDFLNTDLSKFKGISKLKYIANIPYYISSKILEKIFIESPKFEYAIFMFQKEFGQRLMAKSKKSYSPLSIFVQTYCTVEKIMDVSKNNFIPIPKVDSVILKFNPVYKYVKEVDPKDFMKFVHMCFSKRRKTIKNNLKEIIPDTEKYLMEVQIDPSCRPEDIPLETYIELYKIIAKGNKSE; translated from the coding sequence TTGAAAACTTCTGAATGGCTTAAGAAGTACGATATCAGATTAAAAAAAGGGTTAGGTCAAAATTTCTTATCTAACTCTAATGTTGCTCATGAAATAGTTAAAAAAAGTGAAATCGATGAAAATGACGTAATAATAGAAATTGGAACCGGCAATGGAATTCTCACAGAAGAGATATCAAAGAACGCAAAAAAAGTAATAACTTTTGAAATTGATGAAAGATTTAAACCATTAGTAGAAGAAAGGTTTGAAGGTTCAAAAAATGTGGAAATACATTTTGAAGATTTTCTAAACACAGACCTTTCTAAATTCAAAGGTATTTCAAAATTGAAATATATCGCAAACATCCCATATTATATATCTTCAAAAATTTTAGAAAAGATATTTATAGAATCACCCAAATTCGAATACGCTATTTTTATGTTTCAAAAAGAGTTTGGGCAACGGTTGATGGCAAAATCAAAAAAAAGTTACAGCCCTTTAAGTATATTCGTTCAAACTTACTGCACCGTTGAAAAAATCATGGATGTATCTAAGAATAATTTCATACCGATTCCAAAAGTTGATTCAGTAATATTAAAGTTCAATCCTGTGTATAAGTATGTAAAAGAAGTAGATCCTAAAGATTTCATGAAGTTTGTTCATATGTGTTTTTCTAAAAGGAGAAAAACTATAAAAAACAATCTAAAGGAGATAATACCCGATACGGAAAAATATTTAATGGAAGTTCAAATTGATCCATCCTGTCGACCAGAAGATATTCCTTTAGAAACATACATAGAGTTATACAAAATTATTGCCAAAGGAAATAAAAGTGAATAA
- a CDS encoding polysaccharide biosynthesis/export family protein — protein MKKGHFIVILLFLLVLPIITFSYNVRNGDTLGIWVLGYPEYSITNVIVGPEGEITVPPIGRIKAEGRTLGEIENEISIKMESYIKTNKVTVGITQYAPFSVTVLGNTNINGVIDIKNEKIKLSDLIGLAGGIKDINKSSYALIKSPDGEEQRVNIGWIKSGEAGEDPYIYENHFVLFPYDYTNRVTVFSDFGTSSLDYYEGMTLKTVISSMNIPTNKMPSKILIVREAKIQEILFDEIVKKEDYSVQPGDTVIIPYNYTNNVLVFSDFGSASLEYFEGMGIKSVITLISSASDINLPLNQVNDEITLVRGGQTYKVSLQKITQGDDFLLQPGDTVIINKYENYVYVSSQEISKRVDFEKQERMNVRTLLTKVGISEENVEQILVNNQPVDLNFDLKKDDFIQITTKRNYVYLSGAFNTTGKVEFLPNEKISMDKIVGLAGGFSTNFSGNLVIVDNTGSTKSLTVDPNNLTMLKDVLPSSGSTIIADTELRMAYIFGEFSEAITYNQGESLYELLLPFNLNESYEVRYQIGEKSGTLTANESDILKNIPLVGKVFVEISKIAPDQVIVYKAGETQVIQQQNVRLIDVFSSVNGFSPVDTGIITIYQNNEKIKTINSEELLNNLMFEVPKGSYVVVQPEVSSSYIAVLGNISPKSLRTDVPMSLVEILSSSANDSSSTIDWKNQESVFIYTKNNEEIKVDIKDIDSLRNVLVNPGSIVYVPPIEEQVVYVFGEVVRPGIIPYNAGMTVLDAILKAGNASQSAQLTTVYLFKDGPENPPVTLDLSGIIKASPVKTGMNPEVKPKDIIYIPKNTLTNIVEVMSIVQTFMSFINTGFDTYTNVSGLF, from the coding sequence ATGAAAAAAGGTCATTTTATTGTCATTCTTTTATTTCTTTTGGTTTTACCAATTATTACTTTCTCATACAACGTAAGAAACGGGGATACCTTGGGAATTTGGGTTCTGGGATATCCTGAATATTCAATAACCAATGTAATAGTTGGACCAGAAGGAGAGATCACAGTACCCCCTATTGGCAGAATAAAAGCAGAAGGTAGAACTTTAGGAGAAATTGAAAATGAAATATCTATTAAAATGGAAAGTTATATAAAAACTAATAAAGTTACGGTTGGGATCACCCAGTACGCCCCGTTTTCAGTAACTGTTTTAGGGAACACTAATATAAACGGGGTTATTGACATAAAAAACGAAAAAATTAAACTTTCGGATTTAATCGGCTTAGCTGGTGGGATAAAAGATATCAATAAATCCTCTTATGCACTGATCAAATCTCCCGATGGAGAGGAACAAAGAGTTAATATTGGATGGATAAAAAGTGGGGAAGCAGGTGAAGATCCTTATATATATGAAAATCACTTTGTTCTCTTTCCTTACGATTATACCAATAGAGTCACTGTTTTTTCAGACTTTGGTACCTCCTCATTAGATTACTATGAAGGTATGACGTTGAAAACCGTCATCTCTTCTATGAATATTCCCACTAATAAGATGCCATCTAAAATATTGATTGTTAGAGAGGCTAAAATTCAAGAAATACTATTCGATGAAATAGTAAAAAAAGAAGATTATTCAGTACAACCAGGCGACACAGTAATCATACCTTACAACTATACAAATAACGTTCTTGTTTTTTCTGATTTCGGATCAGCTTCTTTAGAATATTTTGAAGGTATGGGAATAAAATCTGTAATAACTTTGATTTCCTCTGCTTCTGATATAAACTTACCTTTAAACCAAGTAAATGATGAAATAACTCTTGTAAGAGGGGGACAAACGTACAAAGTGTCTTTACAAAAAATTACTCAGGGAGATGATTTTCTCTTACAACCAGGAGATACAGTGATAATAAACAAATACGAAAATTATGTATACGTAAGTTCACAAGAAATTTCAAAAAGAGTTGACTTTGAAAAACAAGAAAGAATGAACGTCAGAACACTCTTAACTAAAGTTGGTATAAGTGAAGAAAATGTTGAACAAATTCTGGTAAACAACCAACCCGTCGATTTGAATTTCGACCTAAAAAAAGATGATTTTATCCAAATCACAACTAAAAGAAACTATGTTTACCTAAGTGGGGCATTCAATACAACAGGAAAGGTTGAATTTTTGCCAAACGAAAAAATAAGCATGGATAAGATAGTCGGATTAGCTGGTGGCTTCAGTACTAATTTTTCAGGTAACTTGGTAATAGTAGATAATACTGGAAGTACAAAAAGTTTAACCGTTGATCCCAATAACTTAACTATGTTGAAAGATGTTTTACCGAGTTCTGGCTCAACGATAATAGCCGACACAGAATTAAGAATGGCATATATATTTGGAGAATTCTCGGAGGCTATAACCTACAACCAAGGAGAAAGTTTGTACGAGTTACTACTACCGTTTAATTTGAACGAATCCTACGAAGTTAGATATCAAATCGGTGAAAAGAGCGGAACTTTAACAGCGAATGAATCTGACATTCTAAAAAATATTCCACTAGTAGGCAAAGTCTTTGTAGAAATTTCAAAAATCGCTCCAGATCAAGTTATCGTTTACAAGGCAGGAGAAACACAAGTTATTCAACAACAAAATGTAAGGTTAATAGATGTCTTCTCATCTGTAAATGGATTCTCTCCCGTAGATACAGGTATAATTACAATCTACCAAAACAATGAAAAGATAAAAACGATAAATTCTGAAGAATTGTTAAACAATTTAATGTTTGAAGTCCCTAAAGGTTCTTACGTTGTTGTTCAACCAGAAGTAAGTAGTTCATACATAGCCGTTTTGGGAAATATCTCTCCAAAAAGTTTAAGAACAGATGTCCCTATGAGCTTGGTTGAGATACTTTCAAGCTCTGCTAACGATTCCAGCTCCACTATCGACTGGAAAAACCAAGAGAGTGTTTTCATCTACACCAAAAATAACGAAGAAATAAAAGTCGATATAAAAGACATAGATTCCTTAAGAAATGTACTCGTCAACCCAGGATCGATAGTTTACGTACCACCGATAGAAGAGCAAGTTGTTTACGTCTTTGGAGAAGTAGTAAGACCGGGTATTATCCCATACAATGCAGGCATGACAGTACTAGATGCCATACTCAAAGCCGGCAACGCCTCTCAATCGGCTCAATTAACAACTGTATATTTATTCAAAGACGGTCCAGAAAATCCACCTGTTACTTTAGATTTATCTGGTATAATAAAGGCATCACCTGTAAAAACTGGCATGAACCCAGAAGTAAAACCAAAAGATATTATCTACATTCCAAAAAACACACTTACCAACATCGTTGAAGTTATGAGTATAGTTCAAACATTCATGAGCTTTATTAACACTGGTTTCGATACATACACAAACGTATCTGGTCTGTTTTAA
- a CDS encoding tetratricopeptide repeat protein, whose amino-acid sequence MSKEIAYYYNQKANTMLEEGNYLNAVSYYKKAISLLPEDPMFYHNIGVCYMLSEDYEEASKSLETALEKGIELDETKLYLALSLYEIEKYEHILSLKEPQDGQNKVNFLIIKSKAALKSGNNEEAKKIVNHLKMAGYDSQELELIEKMI is encoded by the coding sequence GTGAGTAAAGAAATCGCATATTATTACAACCAAAAAGCAAATACCATGTTAGAAGAAGGGAATTACCTAAATGCGGTTTCATATTATAAAAAGGCGATATCTTTACTTCCCGAAGATCCAATGTTCTATCATAACATTGGTGTCTGTTATATGCTAAGCGAGGATTACGAAGAAGCTAGTAAATCTTTAGAAACTGCTTTAGAAAAAGGGATAGAGTTAGACGAAACAAAACTTTACCTCGCCCTTTCACTATACGAAATAGAAAAGTATGAACATATATTATCTTTAAAAGAACCTCAAGATGGACAAAATAAAGTAAATTTTTTGATTATAAAATCAAAAGCCGCACTGAAAAGCGGAAACAATGAAGAAGCAAAAAAAATAGTAAATCATCTAAAAATGGCAGGTTACGATTCTCAAGAATTGGAACTAATAGAAAAAATGATATAA
- the plsY gene encoding glycerol-3-phosphate 1-O-acyltransferase PlsY yields the protein MSIVALIISYLCGSIPFSFLIPWSKGIDIRKTGSGNVGGTNVLRTLGPKWGLLSILLDFLKGFIPILIIRLIFGIDSWVTYLSLISLVLGHDYPIFLKFKGGKGVASTLGGYFALSPILGLIFLLVWIPVELSTKYVSLSSLLGLLITAILSYFWNLKTGITYTILFLLSLFKHRSNIRRLLSNSENKTDIIKILTKEEKVK from the coding sequence ATGTCCATTGTTGCTTTGATAATCAGTTATCTATGTGGCTCAATTCCATTTAGTTTCTTGATTCCATGGAGCAAAGGGATAGACATAAGAAAAACTGGAAGCGGGAATGTTGGAGGAACCAATGTTTTAAGGACTTTGGGGCCGAAATGGGGTCTCCTTTCAATACTTCTTGACTTTTTGAAAGGATTCATTCCCATTTTAATAATAAGACTGATTTTTGGCATTGATTCCTGGGTTACCTATTTATCTTTGATCTCCCTTGTTTTAGGTCATGACTATCCAATATTTTTAAAATTTAAAGGTGGAAAAGGAGTTGCTTCTACGTTAGGTGGTTATTTTGCTTTGAGCCCAATATTAGGCTTAATATTTTTGTTAGTTTGGATACCCGTCGAATTATCAACCAAGTATGTTTCTTTATCATCTCTTTTAGGTTTACTTATAACAGCTATTTTAAGTTATTTTTGGAATTTAAAAACGGGTATTACCTACACAATTTTGTTTTTGCTGAGTTTGTTTAAACATAGATCAAATATTAGAAGATTACTATCTAATTCTGAAAATAAAACAGACATTATAAAAATCCTAACAAAGGAAGAAAAAGTCAAATGA